Genomic segment of Truepera radiovictrix DSM 17093:
CTTCAGAGCGGCGTTCACGGCCCTGACGGCGCCGGGGAGGTCCCAGCGGGCCTTGTCGCGTTCGCCGACCCGGTTGCTGACGCCGCGCACCTCGGCGAAGGGCACCTTGAGAGCGGCGCAGACCTGCGCGGCGGCGGCGCCCTCCATCGACTCGATGGCGGCGCCGAAGCGCGCGTAGAGGCGCGCTGCGGCCCCAAAGCTGCCCGTGACGCACTCCGAGGTGCCGAAAAGGACGCGCGGCGCGCGCGCCGCTTCGGCGAGGGCGGCGCTCAGCGCGAGGTCGGTGGGGAAGTGGTTGAAGCGGGGTGGGGGACCCGGCAAGAGGGGGAAACCGAGCGCCTCCATGTCCTGCCAGCCGCGCTCTAGTTGCACGCCGGTGTCCATGTGCACCTCGCCGCTCGCGACCGCGACCCCCCCGAGGGGGAGGCCAGAGGCGGCGAACGCCCCGCCGACGCCGAACTGCACGACGGCCTCGGGGGCGAGCTGCTGCAGGGCCAAAGCGAGCCCGGCGGCGGTGTTGACCTTGGCGACCCCCAGGTGGGCGAGGTAGAGCCCACCCGGCAGCGCGTAGAGCTCGCCTAGCGGGAAAGGGCGCGCCCGCCAGGGGAGTGCCTTGAGCGGCGCGGCCTCGAGCGCGGTCGCCGTGATCAGGAGCGTAGACACCAGACCTCGAGACCGCTCGCCGCTAGAGCTTCACGGTTGACACGGTCGCAGCGAACACGGTTGAACAGGTAGGTGAACAGGTAGGCGCGCAGACCGCGCGCGTCCGCTTCGAACGCGAGGCGCGCGGTGAGCGCCGCGCGGGCTTCGTCGCTAGCGGCCTCGAGGATAGGAGCGCAGAGCATGCCAGCTGCGCTGAGCGTCACCATCGCGCCGACCGGCCGGTCGCGGTAGGCTACGAAGGCCTCGAGGTCTGCCCCTTGCTGCAGCGCCCGCGCGGCGGTCTGTGCCGCGGCGGCGCCGTAGGGGGGGAGGCCGTAGACGGCTGCGAGCACCTCGCCGAGGGCGCGCGCCTGTGCCCAGCTCACCTGTTCGGTGATGATCTCGCCCGCCGTCGGGGGCGCGGTGGGCGCTTCGAGGGGCTGCCAGGAAAGGCGCGCCCAGCGGGTAAAACCGGCCCCCCGCAGCGCCCCCGATAGGTCGCTCTGGGAAAGACCGGCGTCGAGCACGACCGACGCGTCTACCCCCTGCGCCGCGTAAAAGGCGGGCGCGCGGGCGACCGCGTCGGCGTCGGGGTACCAGAGGGCGTTGGCGAGGACGAAGGGGGCGAGCGTGTTGACGAGCGCGCGCCCCCTTCCGAGCGCCTCGCTGCGCTGCGCGAAGCGCTCCCAGAACCCGAACGCCAGCGCGTAGGGGGGGGGTTCAAGCAGCCGTCGGCTCCGGCATGTCGAGAAGCGCCCTGACGTAGGCCGCCGCGTCGTAGGGTTGCAGGTCTTCGGCCTTCTCCCCGACGCCGATGAACTTGATCGGCAGCCCCAACTCGCGCACGATGGGGAGCAGGATACCGCCCTTGGCGGTGCCGTCGAGTTTGGTGACGATCACGCCCGTGAGCCCGACCGCCTCGTGAAACTTCTTGGCCTGCGCGAGCCCGTTCTGGCCGGTCACCGCGTCGAGGACCAACCAGACCTCCTTGGGTTCGTCGGGGTCGGCTTTGGCGATCACCCGCTTGACCTTTTTAAGCTCTTCCATGAGGTTGTGCTTGGTGTGGAGGCGGCCAGCGGTGTCGACGAACAGGAGGTCGTAGCCGCGGGCGCGGCGCTGCTGCGCGGCGTTAAAGGCGACCGCGCCCGGGTCGGAGCCGTCGGGGCCGGTGACGGTGGGGATGCCCAGGCGCTCCCCCCAGACCTCGAGCTGCGCGGTGGCGGCGGCCCGGAAGGTGTCGCCGGCGGCGAACATCACGCGCCGACCGCGCTCGGTGTAGTACTGCCCGAGTTTGGCGATGGTGGTGGTTTTGCCGACGCCGTTGACGCCGACCACCATGACCACGCTGCCTCTCACCTCGACGGTGTGGCGCGTGACGTCGAGGGTAAAACCGACGCGCCGCAGCTTTTGGCGCATCCGGTCGGGCTCGAGCTGATCCAAAAGGGCTTTTTCGAGGGCTTCGCGAAACGAGACGCCCCGTTCGCGCTCGCGTTTGGCCTCCGCGACGACCTCGGCGGCGATCTTAGAACCCGTGTCGGCGCCGATAAGGGCGAACTCGAGGTCGTCCCACGGCATCTCCCAGACCGAGCCGAGGTCGCGCACGTCGGTCGTGAGCACGTCGCGCGTCTTGCCGAGGCCCCGTTTAAGGCGGTCGAACCACGACATTATAGGGGCGCCCCTTCGCGACTTTCATCCGCGCTGTGCGCGTCTTTGGGCGGTTTGACGGGCCTATCGTCGGGGAGCCCTTGGGTCAGCGCGGTCAGGGCGCGCCCGAGGCGCCCGAGGACCCTTTCGCGCCCGAGAAGGCTCACGACTTCGGTCATCCCCGGCGAGTGGGTTGTGCCGGTAAGCGCGGCCCGCAGCGGTTGCAACACCTTGCCCATACCGACGCTCTGCGACTGCACGTAGTCGTGGAGCAGGTCGTCGACCGAGTCCTCGTCGAAGGAGTCGAGGCGGGCAAAGGCGCGCTCGAGGTCTTCAAGGTAGGCTTGGCCGCTCTTGAGCTTTTTCTTCGCCTCGTCGGTGTAGGCGAAGTCCTCGGTGAAGAAGTAGGGGTGCTCGGCAAAGTCGCGCAGCGTCTCGGCGCGCGGCCGGAGCACTTCGAGGACGTCGAGCAGGTAGTCCTCGTCGTTCCACGAGAGGCCCGCTTCCTGCAAAAAGGGTTTAACCCGCCGCGCGAGCTCCTCGAGGGGCAGCTCGCGCAGGTAGCGCGCGTTGTAAAAGCGCAGCCGCTTGGGGTCGAAGATGGAGCCGCCTAGCGACACGCGCTCGAACGAAAAGTGCGCGATCATCTCCTCTAGGGTGAAAAACTCGCGCCCGTCGGGCATGCTCCACCCCATGGTGGCGAGGTAATTTAAAAACGCTTCGGGGAGGATGCCCTGACGGCGGTAGGACTCTAGGTTGGTGTCGTCTTTGCGTTTGCTGAGCTTTTTACCGGCGGCGTTTTTCAAGACCGGCATGTGCACCCACACCGGTTCGGGCCACCCGAACGCCCGGTAGAGCAGCACGTGAATCGGTGCGGTCGGCAGCCACTCCTCACCGCGCACCGCGTGCGTCACCCCCATGAGGTGGTCGTCGACGACCACCGCGAGGTGATAGGTCGGCAGCCCATCGCTCTTTAAGAGCACGGCGTCGGGCACCTCGCGGTTGGGGATACGAACCTCGCCGCGCAAAAGGTCACGCACGACCGTTTCCCCCTCGTCCGGGGTCACGAGGCGCACGGCGAAGGGCTCGCCGGCCGCGGCGCGGCGGTCGGACTCCTCCTTGGAGAGCGCTCGAGCGCGCCCGTCGTAACCGTGGCCGAGGCCCTTGGCCTGCAGCTCGAGGCGGATGGCCTCGAGCTCCTCGGGGGTTTCAAAGGCGCGGTAGGCTTTGCCCTCGGCGAGGAGCTGCTCGGCGTAGCGCGCGTAGAGGGCGCGCCGTTCGGACTGGCGGTAAGGGGCGTTAGGCCCCCCTTTTTCGGGGCTCTCGTCGGGTTCTAGGCCGAGCCAGCGCAGCGCCTCGTAGAGGCGGGCTTCGGCCTCCGGTCGGTAGCGCTTCTGGTCGGTATCCTCGATGCGGAGGATAAAGGTGCCCCCTTGCTGTTTGGCGAACACGTAGTCGAACAGGCTCATGTAGGCCGTGCCGACGTGGGGGTCGCCGGTCGGTGAGGGGGCGATGCGTGTGACAGTCATGGGACCTCCCAAAGTCTCTCTAGTTTAGCCCAGACCCTTAGAAGCCGCCGTTATGCGTAAGGGAAGGTGTGGCTTGTGACCCGTGGCGTCTAGAGGTGTTTTACGAGCCCCAAGCTAGGTTCTGTTGACGTTTCACCGTAGCCAGATGAGGGTAGAGGCAAAATGGAGGAAACTGAGGTAATTGCGAGCGAGCTTGTCGAAGCGCGAGAAGCAACGTCTGTAGTGTTTCAGCTTGCCAATGAAACATTCGATGAGGTGGCGTTCTTTGTAAAGCTCCGGGTCATACGCGCTGGGGTCTTTGCGATTTGACCTGGGTGGAATAACCGCTTGTGCTCCGTTCTCGGCGATAGTGGTGCGGATGTGTTCGGCGTCGTAGCCTCTGTCGCCAAGAACGAAGTCGGCTTCGTACCCCGTCAGCAAGGCCTCAGCGTGAGGTGCCTCGTGCGCTTGACCTGCCGTGAGCAAGAGACGCAAAGGATTGCCCAAAGCATCGACGGTTACGTGAATCTTGCTGCTGAACCCACCTCTGCTGTAACCGAGGGCTTGCGCTTCTTGCCCCCTTTTACTTTGGGTGCGCCCGCAGCACAAGCATGTGCGCGAATCACTGAGCTGTCAATCATTACGCTTTCCATATCGGGGTCGGCGGCAAAATGCTCGAACATCTCATGCCAGACTCCCCGCTCGCTCCAGCGGTCAAAGCGTTTGTAGACGCTGTTCCAACTGCCATACTTCTCTGGCAACAAGCGCCACTGTGCGCCGCTGCGGTCCATCCACATCACAGCCTCGATAAAGCGTTTGCACTTACGCGCTTTGCCCACATGTACCCGAGGGTGCTCGCGTAGAAACTTGAGGATTTTTCGCCACTGGTCTTGCCTGAGTTCTACCGTGCTCATACCTATTTCTAGCATCTACGCTCGTTAAAGTGTCAACAGAACCTAGGCGCCACGACCAGCTACCGCGGCGGCCCGGCGTCGACGAGCACGTCGAGGGGCTCGAGCCCGCCAAAGAGCACGAACGCGAGCACGGTAGCGCCCAGAGCGACGCGGTAGAGCACGAAAGGCAAGTAGGAGTGCGTGCTGACAAAACGCAGCAGCCAGGCGATCGAGGCGTAGCCGGTGACAAACGCGAGAAGGGTGGCGAGCAGCGTCGGTGCGAGCCCCGCGCCCCCTTCGGCGAGCGCGTCGGGGAGCTTGTAGAGCCCGGAGGTGACGACCGCCGGGATGGCGAGCAAAAAGGCGTAGCGGGCCGCGGTGGCGCGTTCGTAGCCGAGCGCGAGCCCCGCGCTAATCGTCGCCCCCGAGCGCGACACCCCCGGCACGAGCGCCAGCGCTTGCGCCAAGCCGTAGAGGAGCGCGTCGCGTACGGTGAGCTCCTCCAAACGCTTGTGGTGGCGCCCCGTGCGGTCGGCGATAAAAAGAACGACCCCGAGGCCGATGAGCGTCCCCGCGATAAGCCGCAGGTCGCGCGCCACGGTGTCGATCTGCGCCTCGAACAGCAGCCCCAGGACGCCTATGGGGAGCGTACCGACGAGGATGTACCAACCCATCCGGGCGTCTAGGCTTTGGCGGAGCGCGGGGCGAAAGAGCGAGCGCAACCACATAAGGCCGATGCGCAGCAGGTCGCGCCAGAAAAAGAGGATCACGGCCGCTTCGGTGCCGATTTGCGAAACGGCGGTAAACGCCGCACCCGGGTCCTTCCAACCGAAGAGCGCGGGGAAGATGCGCAGGTGCGCGGAGCTAGAGATCGGTAGAAACTCGGTGAGACCCTGCAAAACACCTAAAACAGCAGCCTGAAAGAGATCCATGGGGCGTCCTAAGGGGCGCGGCCCGCGAGCGCGATGTCGGCGGACGACCCGCCACGAGCGCCACCGGCCGAAGAGGGGTTGCACTTGCTACCGGTACCACCGTTGACTCTGAAGGTGGGTGCAGGGCGACGCCGTTTCGCGGGAGGGCGTCGCCAACCAGGTGCTACCCGCCAAAAAAAGAGGCTGAGCCGAAACCCAACCTCTGCGCGTCGTCTGCCGAGGGCGTTAGCGCTTGCTGTACTGCGGCGCGCGGCGCGCTTTGCGCAGGCCGTACTTTTTGCGTTCGACCTCGCGGGCGTCGCGCGTGAGGTAACCGCCGGGTTTGAGGCGCGCGCGAAACTCGGGGTTAGCGGCAACCAGCGCGCGGGCGACGCCGAGCTTGATGGCGTCGGCTTGACCGCTCGGACCGCCGCCCTTGACCGTGATCAGGGCGTCGTAGCGGCCGGCGGTGCCGGTCACTTTAAGGGGCTCGAGGGCTTGCACGCCGACCAAGATGCCGCGGAAGTAGTCCTGGAACTCCTTGCCGTTAACCACGATGCGGCCCGCACCGGGGCGCAAAAACACCCGCGCGACGGCGGCCTTGCGGCGTCCCGTACCGTAATACTGTTCCATTAAAGGCTCATCTCCTTGGGTTGCTGCGCGCTGTGGGGGTGCGTGGGACCGCTATAGACTTTGAGGCGGCGGATCATCCGGCGGCCCAGGCGGTTTTTCGGCAGCATCCCCCAGACGGCGTGCTCGAGGACGCGCTCGGGGTGTTTGGCGAGCGCCGCGCGGGCCGTGGTCTTTTTGAGGCCCCCTTGGTAGCCGCTGTAGCGGGTGTAGACCTTTTGGTCGAGCTTGTTACCCGTAAAGACCACCTTGTCGGCGTTGACGACGACGACGAAGTCGCCGCAGAGCTGGTTTGGGGTAAAGTCAGGTTTATGCTTGCCGCGCAGCACGCTAGCGATCTTCGTCGCTAGCCGCCCGACCGTCTGCCCTTCGGCGTCGACGAGCACCCAACCGTTTTGGGCGGTTTTGGGAAAGTACGTTTTCACGTTCACATCCTCTTTTGATTTGTCTTCAGGGCGCTTGGTGACGACCGGGAGAGTCGGGGCCAGCCGTTCACAAGACCAAAGGCCACTCTAGCATAGGTACGTGCGCGCCGTAAAGCCGCCCCAAAACGGCACGAGGCGCGAACGCCGCTCACAAATCTCGGGAGCGCGGTCGCCAAACCCGCCTTGCGAGGGCGCAGCCGGTCAGATGCGGCTAGCGGTCACCGCGCAGCCGCGTGGGTTTTGCGGGCCGAGCGAGCCGAAGCGCCCTCGATCGCGCTCTGGCTGACCCTAGCTGGCACACAGCGCTCGTGGGGTGCGGCGTGCTCGCGGCGCCGCAGCTCCTTGGGTGCTCGTGGTGCCTGCTGCTACGTGGTGCCCCACGAGCTGCGAGGGGGTAAACTAAAGAGGCGGGTAAAGTAAAGCTTTACATAGCTCGCCCAGCCGCCCCCTGCTAGGCTAGCGCCACGCCTCGGGGGGCACCGGGACGCTCTTGCCGGACGCTACGCCTCGTTTAAAGGTGCTGGGGGGAGGCGGAGCGCGGCGCCCTCTAATGGGGCGCAGCCAATCTTGCGGTAAAGGAGTGAGTCATGGAGGCGCCGGGGCCTCGACAGATGCACGCTATAAGCCGACGGGGGCGAAGCCGAAGTGTGGGGCGCCGACCCGTGTGGGGTGGGCAGACGGGTCGGTCGGTTGCGCCTGGAGCCGCGCGTCGCGGCTGCGCTCGCTCCCGAGCGGCGCCAAGGGCGCTGTGAAACTCTTTTTCGTCCGTCACGGCGAGACCGATTGGGCGAGCCTCGAGGCCCGCGGGGTGCGCGGTTGGGCGCGCTCGTTCGCGCCGCTTACCGCGCGCGGCAGGTTGCAGATAGACGTCATCGCGAGCGACTACCGCCTGCAGGAGGCCGAGGCGATCTTGACGTCGTCGTACGCGCGGGCGCTCGAGTCCGCCGCGCGGCTTTCACGCGCGCTCGACAAACCGCTTCACGTCGAGTACGACCTGCACGAATGGCTCCCGCAGAAGGACTCCTTGGGCGAGATGGACGACGAGATCATCCGTCACGCCAACGAGCAGCTCAGCTACTACACGGGTTTTATCCCCTTTCCCGACCGGCGCGTCTGCGCCGACCCGCACCGCCCGGCGGCTCTAGAGCGCCGCGTCCCGGTCGCCGAGCGCAGAGCGCCGCCGCCCGAAGCGCGCAGTTGGGAGAGCGTCGAAGAGGTGCGCGAGCGGGTCTTCGGGGTGTTGCGCCGTTACAGCCACCTAGAGACCCTGATCGTGGTGTCGCACGCGGTGGTCATTACCAGCATGCTCGGCGTGCAGCGCTCGGTCGACCACGCCGAGATCGTCCCGATGGAGTTCGACCTTAAGCAGCTGGGGCTGAGCGCAGCGGCCGCAAAGGTGCCCACGTAGCCACGTAGGCCGCCCCGAGCTCGGCTAGGCAGGGGGGGGTCGCGGGTGTAGAGTGGCGTCGTGAACGCCCTGGTCCTCACCGGTCCTACCGTGCGGCTCGAGCCGCTCGCCCGGGAGCACGTAGCGCCCCTGATGGCGATCGCCAAAGCCCACGCCGAACACTACCGCTACACCTCGACGCCGACGACCGACGCGGAGGCAGAGGCCTACTTCGAGCGCGCCTTTCGCGAACGCGAGGCGGGTCGGGCCTACCCCTTCGCCCTCGTGCGCGAAGGCCAGGTCGTCGGGACGAGCCGCCTCGCCGAGGTGCGTTTGGACCACCGCAACTGCGAGCTCGGGTATACCTGGCTCGCGCCCGAGGTCCAGGGGACCGGGGTCAACCCCGAGAGCAAGTACCTGCTCCTTCGCTTCGCCTTCGAGACCCTCGAGCTGCTGCGCGTCTACTTCTACACGGACACGCGCAACGTGCGTTCGCAGCGCGCGCTGGAACGCCTGGGCGCCGTCTACGAGGGCACGCTGCGCGCCGAGCGGATCATGCGCGACGGCTACCTGCGCGACACCAAGGTGTACGCGATCTTGCAGCGCGAGTGGCCGGGGGTGAAAGCGACGTTAGAGGCGCGCTTGGGGCCCTTCTAGGCTGCGCCACATCGCAACCGCCGCAGCGGCTAGCGGACGCCGTGCAGGATCTCCTCCAAGCCGTCGGGGTCTTTGATGAGCACCTCTTTGGGGCGCGTGCTGATGACCCCCTCCTCCTCGAGCGCTTTAAGCGCGCGCGTCACGGTTTCGCGGCTCGTCCCCGCGAGGCTCGCGAGCTCCTGGTGGGTCAGGCGTAAAAGGGCGTGGCCCGTCTCGCCAAAGTCGATGTGCCCCCCCCAGTAGAGGCGCAAGATGACGTAGGCGACTCGCCCCTGGGCGTCTTTGTAGGAGAGCACCTGCGCCTCGTCGCCCATCCCCCGAAGGCGTTGCGACAGGGTGTTGGCGACGTTGAGGCTGATGCTCGGGTACTCCCTTAGGAGCCGTTCGAAGTCGTCTTTAAAGAGCAAGTAGACGTGCGTCTCGCGCAAGCACACCGCCGTCGCGCTCCGCCCCCCCTCCCCCAAAAGGGCCATCTCGCCGAAGAACTCGGGGGGTTTAAGGATGGCGAGCGTTTTTTCGTGGCCCTCGAGGTCGATCTTAAAGAGCTTGACGGTGCCTTTGTGGAGGATGTAGAGCACCTCGCCGCGGTCGCCCTCGCGAAAGAGCACGGTGTCGGCGTCGAAGGTGCGGGGTTGCACGGCTTCGGAGACGATCTCGAGGGCGCGCGCGGGGGCCTTGTGAAAGAGCGGAACCTGCGCGAGGAAGGTGGGGTCAGCAGTGCGCATCGTGAGACCTCAACCGGTGACGTGTCGGTGGACGCGCGGGGCGCCCGGAGAGGGGGTCCCGAAAAGGGGAGCAGGGCGGGTCATTGCTGAAAGCCTACCATAGCGTGTGAAAAAAGATACCTTTTCGGAGCGCGGTATAGTGCGGAGCGTGAACCCACCCGCCCCGACGTACGAACCTGCGCAGGTGAGGGCGCTCGCGTGTCGCCAGCTGACCCGCACCTTCCCCACGCCGGGGGGCCCCTTACACGTCTTGCGGGGGGTCGACCTAGAGGTCGCGCCGGCGCAGATCGTCGCCATCTTGGGGCCTTCGGGCTCGGGTAAGAGCACCTTGCTGCACCTTTTGGGTGGCCTCGACCGGCCGAGCAGCGGGGTGGTGCTGTGGGGCGCGCGCGAGGTGCAGGGGTTGCCGCAGGGGGTGCTCGCGCGCGAGCGCGCCCGGACGCTCGGGCTCGTCTTTCAGCATCACTACCTGCTAGAGGACTTGACGGTGCTTGAAAACGTGACCCTGTCGGGACGCTTGCGAGGGCGCGTCGACGAGGCGCGCGGCCGCGACCTCCTGGCGCGCACGGGGCTATTAGAGCGCGCTTCGTTCCTGCCGCGGCGCCTCTCCGGCGGGGAGCGCCAGCGCGCCGCCGTCGCGCGCGCCCTCTACAACCGTCCGCGCGTCGTGCTCGCCGATGAACCGACCGGCAGCTTGGACCGCGTCAGCGCCAGAAGCGTCTACGAACTCCTCGCGCAGCTCGCCCAAGAGGAGGGGAGCGCCGTGGTGATGGTGACGCACGACGAGGGGCTCGTCGAACGGGTCGACGCCCGCTTTCGCCTGCAAGACGGGGTGCTCGTCCCCGCTTAGGGGCGCCCCAAGCCGCGCGGCGGTCTCCGCGAGCGGCCCCTGACGCCGCGGTTCGCCGCGCGGCGTGTGCTAGACTCGGTGAGCATTGGACTGCGGACGTGTGGCGCTTGGGGGTGCGGCTACCGCACCACCCCGGGGGTGGTGCGGGACCGGTAGGCGGGGGTGGGGGCCACGCGGCGCGTCGACCAGTGCAACATCCTGGAGGTCAAGGTGAAACGAGTTGTGGCGGCGTTGACGGCGTTGTTGGCGCTCGGGTCGGGGAGCGCGCAGACCCTCGTTTTCGGTCAGAGCGGCCTGCCGGTCAGCATGAACGCGGCGACCGACGGAAACTCGCTGACGGTGATGTACCAGGTGCTCGAAAACCTCGTCTTCGTCGAACCGGGGGGTACCGAGCTGATGCCGGGGCTGGCGACCGCGTGGGAGAGCAACGACGAGGGGACGGTCTGGACCTTTACCCTGCGCGAAGGGGTGACCTTCCACGACGGCACCCCCTTTAACGCCGAGGCGGCGAAATTTAACTTCGACCGCTGGAACGACCCCGAGTTCGAGTTCGGTTTCCGCGACGAAGGGGCCACCTACGAAGCGTGGGGGTACGTCTTCGGGGGCTTTTTGGGGGATGAAGCGGCCGTGCTGAGCGAGGCCAACGTCATAGGTGAGTACACCCTCGAGCTCGTGCTCACGCGCCCCATGGGCTTTCTGCCGGCGGCGCTCTCGTCGTCGTACTTCGGGATGCATAGCCCGGCGGCGATCAGGGAGGCGGGCGCCGACTACGGCACGCCGACCGTCGGCGCGGTGGGCACCGGCCCGTTCCGCTTCGTCGAGTGGGTCGACGGCTCTCAGGTCACCCTAGAGCGCTTCGAGGACTACTGGGGCGACGCGGCGGGCGTCGAACGCCTCGTGTTTCGCGGTATCGAGGACCCGACCGCGCGCTTGGCCGAGCTGCAAGCGGGGAGCATCGACATCGCCGTCAACCTCTCGCCGGACGACCGCGCGACGGTCGAAAACGACCCCAACCTCGAGGTCGTGACCGCTGAGAGCAACCTCAACGTCGGCTACCTGGCGATGCACCAGGCCAACGAACCGTTTGACGACCCCTTGGTGCGCCAAGCGGTCGCCCACGCGATCGACTGGAACGAGATCGTGGCGGCCTTTTTCGGCGAGGATGCGGTCGTCGCCACGCAGTTCGTGCCGCCCGGCCTCATCGGCCGCGACGAGAGCCTCGAGCCCTACGCTTATGACCCCGAACGCGCCCGCGAGCTGCTCGCCGAGGCGGGCTACGAGGGCGGCTTCGCGACCGAGCTCTGGTACATGCCGGTGTCGCGCCCCTACTTCCCGGCGCCCGAACCCATCGCCGCGGCGATGGCCTCGTACCTCGCGGACGTCGGGATTCAGGCGAGCTTGATGACGCAGGACTGGGGGACCTACCTCGACAGCTACCAGACCGGGGCGTTCCCCATGTACATGCTCGGTTGGAGCGCCGACTTCGCCGACCCCGACAACTTCCTCTACACCTTCTTTAGCGCCGCGCAGCAGCAGAGCGACCTGGGTTGGAACGACCCCGAGGTCGCGCAGATGCTCGAAGAGGCGCGCCAAGAGCCCGACGAGGAGGTGCGCGCGCAGCTCTACGCGGAGGTCAACCGCCGCGTCCACGAAGCCGTGCCCTCGATTCCGGTCGCGCACAACCCGGTCCTTAACGCCGTTCGCGCGGGCGTCGAGGGCTTTATGCCGAGCCCTTTGGGGAGCACAGTACCCTTTAGCACGGTGACCAAGGACTAACGTGTGAGGGTGGGCACGCCCACCCTCTAGCTTTCGCAGCCTTGTATCGTCTCGCTTCGAGGAGCTTTCGTGACGCGGTATCTTGTTCGGCGCATCTTGGGGCTTATCCCCGTGCTCGTCGGTGTCAGCTTGCTCGTGTTTACGCTGACGCGCATCGTCCCCGCCGACCCCGCACTCCTGATCCTGGGCGAGCGCGCTTCGCCCGAGGCTCGAGCGCGGCTTCAAGAGCAGCTCGGCCTTAACCGCCCGCTCTTTTTCAACCTGCAAAGGGCCCGCGAGACGGGGAACCCGGCGGCGCTCTTGGATTCCCAATATTTCGCCTTTGTCGGCGGCGCCCTCACGGGCGACTTGGGCCGCTCGTACTTTACCCGCATCGACGTGCGCGCGGGGCTCGCGCAGCGCTTTCCGGCGACCTTTGAGCTGGCGGTGGCCGCGATGCTCTTCGCGCTTTTCGTCGGTATCCCGGCGGGGGTCCTAGCGGCGCTTCACCGCGGCCGCGTGCTCGACACGGCGCTGATGCTTGGGGCGCTTTCCGGGGTGTCGTTCCCCGTCTTTTGGCTGGCGATCATCCTTATCTACGTCTTCGCTGTCAACCTAGGGTGGTTTCCGCCCTCGGGGCGCCTGGACGTCTCGCTGAGCCTGCGGCCGATCACCGGCCTGTTCGTCCTCGACGGGTTGTTGCG
This window contains:
- the mqnB gene encoding futalosine hydrolase, with the translated sequence MSTLLITATALEAAPLKALPWRARPFPLGELYALPGGLYLAHLGVAKVNTAAGLALALQQLAPEAVVQFGVGGAFAASGLPLGGVAVASGEVHMDTGVQLERGWQDMEALGFPLLPGPPPRFNHFPTDLALSAALAEAARAPRVLFGTSECVTGSFGAAARLYARFGAAIESMEGAAAAQVCAALKVPFAEVRGVSNRVGERDKARWDLPGAVRAVNAALKAFLDL
- the ftsY gene encoding signal recognition particle-docking protein FtsY; translated protein: MSWFDRLKRGLGKTRDVLTTDVRDLGSVWEMPWDDLEFALIGADTGSKIAAEVVAEAKRERERGVSFREALEKALLDQLEPDRMRQKLRRVGFTLDVTRHTVEVRGSVVMVVGVNGVGKTTTIAKLGQYYTERGRRVMFAAGDTFRAAATAQLEVWGERLGIPTVTGPDGSDPGAVAFNAAQQRRARGYDLLFVDTAGRLHTKHNLMEELKKVKRVIAKADPDEPKEVWLVLDAVTGQNGLAQAKKFHEAVGLTGVIVTKLDGTAKGGILLPIVRELGLPIKFIGVGEKAEDLQPYDAAAYVRALLDMPEPTAA
- the gltX gene encoding glutamate--tRNA ligase, encoding MTVTRIAPSPTGDPHVGTAYMSLFDYVFAKQQGGTFILRIEDTDQKRYRPEAEARLYEALRWLGLEPDESPEKGGPNAPYRQSERRALYARYAEQLLAEGKAYRAFETPEELEAIRLELQAKGLGHGYDGRARALSKEESDRRAAAGEPFAVRLVTPDEGETVVRDLLRGEVRIPNREVPDAVLLKSDGLPTYHLAVVVDDHLMGVTHAVRGEEWLPTAPIHVLLYRAFGWPEPVWVHMPVLKNAAGKKLSKRKDDTNLESYRRQGILPEAFLNYLATMGWSMPDGREFFTLEEMIAHFSFERVSLGGSIFDPKRLRFYNARYLRELPLEELARRVKPFLQEAGLSWNDEDYLLDVLEVLRPRAETLRDFAEHPYFFTEDFAYTDEAKKKLKSGQAYLEDLERAFARLDSFDEDSVDDLLHDYVQSQSVGMGKVLQPLRAALTGTTHSPGMTEVVSLLGRERVLGRLGRALTALTQGLPDDRPVKPPKDAHSADESREGAPL
- a CDS encoding undecaprenyl-diphosphate phosphatase, with the protein product MDLFQAAVLGVLQGLTEFLPISSSAHLRIFPALFGWKDPGAAFTAVSQIGTEAAVILFFWRDLLRIGLMWLRSLFRPALRQSLDARMGWYILVGTLPIGVLGLLFEAQIDTVARDLRLIAGTLIGLGVVLFIADRTGRHHKRLEELTVRDALLYGLAQALALVPGVSRSGATISAGLALGYERATAARYAFLLAIPAVVTSGLYKLPDALAEGGAGLAPTLLATLLAFVTGYASIAWLLRFVSTHSYLPFVLYRVALGATVLAFVLFGGLEPLDVLVDAGPPR
- the rpsI gene encoding 30S ribosomal protein S9 — its product is MEQYYGTGRRKAAVARVFLRPGAGRIVVNGKEFQDYFRGILVGVQALEPLKVTGTAGRYDALITVKGGGPSGQADAIKLGVARALVAANPEFRARLKPGGYLTRDAREVERKKYGLRKARRAPQYSKR
- the rplM gene encoding 50S ribosomal protein L13, with product MKTYFPKTAQNGWVLVDAEGQTVGRLATKIASVLRGKHKPDFTPNQLCGDFVVVVNADKVVFTGNKLDQKVYTRYSGYQGGLKKTTARAALAKHPERVLEHAVWGMLPKNRLGRRMIRRLKVYSGPTHPHSAQQPKEMSL
- a CDS encoding histidine phosphatase family protein, with the translated sequence MKLFFVRHGETDWASLEARGVRGWARSFAPLTARGRLQIDVIASDYRLQEAEAILTSSYARALESAARLSRALDKPLHVEYDLHEWLPQKDSLGEMDDEIIRHANEQLSYYTGFIPFPDRRVCADPHRPAALERRVPVAERRAPPPEARSWESVEEVRERVFGVLRRYSHLETLIVVSHAVVITSMLGVQRSVDHAEIVPMEFDLKQLGLSAAAAKVPT
- a CDS encoding GNAT family N-acetyltransferase, producing MNALVLTGPTVRLEPLAREHVAPLMAIAKAHAEHYRYTSTPTTDAEAEAYFERAFREREAGRAYPFALVREGQVVGTSRLAEVRLDHRNCELGYTWLAPEVQGTGVNPESKYLLLRFAFETLELLRVYFYTDTRNVRSQRALERLGAVYEGTLRAERIMRDGYLRDTKVYAILQREWPGVKATLEARLGPF
- a CDS encoding Crp/Fnr family transcriptional regulator, which encodes MRTADPTFLAQVPLFHKAPARALEIVSEAVQPRTFDADTVLFREGDRGEVLYILHKGTVKLFKIDLEGHEKTLAILKPPEFFGEMALLGEGGRSATAVCLRETHVYLLFKDDFERLLREYPSISLNVANTLSQRLRGMGDEAQVLSYKDAQGRVAYVILRLYWGGHIDFGETGHALLRLTHQELASLAGTSRETVTRALKALEEEGVISTRPKEVLIKDPDGLEEILHGVR
- a CDS encoding ABC transporter ATP-binding protein; its protein translation is MRSVNPPAPTYEPAQVRALACRQLTRTFPTPGGPLHVLRGVDLEVAPAQIVAILGPSGSGKSTLLHLLGGLDRPSSGVVLWGAREVQGLPQGVLARERARTLGLVFQHHYLLEDLTVLENVTLSGRLRGRVDEARGRDLLARTGLLERASFLPRRLSGGERQRAAVARALYNRPRVVLADEPTGSLDRVSARSVYELLAQLAQEEGSAVVMVTHDEGLVERVDARFRLQDGVLVPA